A region from the Fusarium graminearum PH-1 chromosome 4, whole genome shotgun sequence genome encodes:
- a CDS encoding S-formylglutathione hydrolase: MAFTTNATINSFGGRFLKLSHKSAVTGTPMNATLYLPGSASSSKPAPLLVYLSGLTCTPDNVTEKGFLHAHASKLGLALLYPDTSPRETDLPGEHDSYDFGSGAGFYIDAKKDPYSQHYKMETYITKELPDLIFKEFKEVDSSRVSISGHSMGGHGALTLFLKNPGMYKSVSAWAPISNPSQCPWGEKAFKGYLGEDKEEWKKHDATELIKSWKGKFPALIDVGTGDNFYKQNQLLPENLEKAVKDAGIDGMTLRYQDGYDHSYFFISTFGEDHVKHAAKALGLL; this comes from the exons atggccTTCACTACCAAtgccaccatcaacagcttcggCGGACGTTTCCTCAAGCTGTCTCACAAGTCTGCCGTCACTGGAACTCCCATGAACGCAACCCTTTACCTCCCCGGCTCCgcctcatcttccaagcccGCGCCTCTCCTCGTCTATCTCTCCGGCCTCACATGCACTCCCGACAACGTTACAGAGAAGGGCTTCCTCCACGCCCACGCCTCCAAGCTCGGCCTGGCTCTTCTCTACCCAGACACGTCTCCCCGCGAGACCGACCTGCCCGGCGAGCACGACTCATACGATTTCGGCAGCGGTGCTGGTTTCTACAtcgacgccaagaaggaccCTTACAGCCAGCACTACAAGATGGAGACGTACATCACCAAGGAGCTGCCtgatctcatcttcaaggagTTCAAGGAGGTTGACTCATCCCGTGTTTCCATCTCTGGTCACTCAATGGGTGGCCACGGTGCTTTGACTCTGTTCCTTAAGAACCCCGGCATGTACAAGAGTGTCAGCGCCTGGGctcccatctccaacccTTCCCAATGCCCCTGGGGCGAGAAGGCCTTCAAGGGCTACCTtggcgaggacaaggaggagtggaagaagcaCGACGCTACTGAGCTTATCAAGAGCTGGAAGGGCAAATTCCCTGCTCTCATCGACGTG GGTACCGGCGACAACTTCTACAAGCAGAACCAGCTTCTCCCCGAGAACCTCGAgaaggctgtcaaggatgccgGCATTGACGGCATGACCCTCCGATACCAGGAC GGCTATGACCACTCttacttcttcatctctacCTTTGGCGAGGACCACGTCAAGCacgctgccaaggctctcggCCTCTTGTGA